In candidate division KSB1 bacterium, the DNA window AGGAAATGGTGTTAGACTTGCTTACACGCTCTCCTAAAATTGATCGCGATTCTGTCCGGTATGTGATATGGGACGGGGATCAAGCTGTCGTACATGCACGGACGTTTGCACGTCGGATATTGACACCGGAAGGAGCTATAGAAGAAATGGCGCTTGCTGGAGTATGCGTCCATCCAAATTGTAGAGGTGGAGGCCTTGGGGCAATGATAGCTCGGAGCGCTTTTGAAAGAGTTGATAATCAATTATTTCCAATTTCACTATTTCAGACCGGTGTCCCGGATTTCTATTTGAAGCTTGGTGCGAGAGTCATTGATAATCGCTTTGTGAATTCAAAGAACAAGTCTGCACCAAACGAAAATCCCTGGTGGGACACACATGTTATGATATATCCATCAAGCTACGAATGGACCGAGGGTACAATCGATCTCAATGGTCCAGGTTATTGAACTATCGTCTGATCATTCTTAGCCTTATCGGTATCTTTGATTACAAAATGTAATATTTTCTGGTTGGCCTTTTACAGTGTTATTCTGAATAATATAACTATCGGCTTCAACGGATGCTGCCTCGGCGTGAATCGCTGACCTCTGAGAGTAGATATGATTTATTATGTGTCAAAGCAAGGTGCCGATTAATCCGCACCGTTGAGCCGTTAGGTTAACACCTCCGATGAAGAAAGCGCTTCTAATGAATATTCTTGAAACAGACCGCCTAGCCTCCTTGGAAATCTCTCTTCTTACGCCCCGATGTGTTTAGAAAGCTTTACCTCGATGTTAATTCGCCTACCAACTCACCCTTATTAATTCTCTGTAACCCCCCAAATCCATTAAGAGTTCAGACATTCATGTCGATAACTCTCAGTACGTTAATTCCTTTTTGAATTAGCTTTTTATGAAGAATTCAAGGAGAGACAAATGAAACGAATTCATCTGATTCTACTATTTTTACCGATTCTCTGGTTTTGTGATTTGTCCGCCGGAGAGATTTGGAGCAAGCTCGGCATCGGCTTCAATGTAAATACTCAGAAACTTCGCGGCGATATGCGCAGCGGCAGATTTGTTTATGGCGGCAGTCCGCTTGTCCTGCGCTATAATTTCAAGCCGGCCTGGTTTTTGGATACGGATATCGGAGTTGGCCGACTTTCGACTCGCGAAAACGGCGTCTTGCTTGAGACCGGCATGCTTAATGTCGGCGGCAAGCTGGGGTACCGATTCCTGAATACAAAGAGATTTAATCCGCTTTTTTATGTCGGCTTGGGAGGGTTTAATTATAAACTGAATAATTCTCCACGCTACTGGGATATTTATGGAGCCATGGGCGCCGGAGCGGAAATATTTGTTACCCGGTCTCTTGGCGTAAACCTGACCGGTGATCTTCGATATTCTTACGGTAACGGTTTTGACGGCAGCAGTCTTGCCAAGGGCCAAGACGGATATTTCAACCTGTCTTTTGGGATGAACTATTATTTAGGCGGGAAACCAAAGTCGGGAATGCACTGGCAACCGGAAAGCTGGCTCCCGGATGACCAGATGGCGGTAGAGGAGGTGGTTGCCGAACAATTTAATTCCGGCCCGGATCTGACTCTGCTAACTTTTCAACGGGATGAGCTTTTAGAAGCTGTGGAAAAAAAGGAGAGATTGATTAGACTGCTGCGTGTCAAGGTAGAATCTTTCGACTCACAAATCGCCAGGTTAGAGGATTCATTTTATAGTAACGGCAGAAATGGCAAAGAGTATTCTAACGGCCAAAACATGCCGACAAGTGATCCGTACTTTATGCAATTCCAGGATGCTCTTACTTTTTACGATGCCGGGCAGTTTGAAAGCGCTGCGGAGATTCTTAAAAGTCTGGTCAAGTTAGACTCACAAAATGCTCAGACCGGCAACTGGTGGTATTGGCTCGGAGAAAGTTATTTTGGGACGGAAGACTACTTCTCAGCAAGCCGGGCATTTGGGGCCGCATTATCCAAAAACAATCAAAAGCCAAAACAGCGTCTGATTCAGCTCATGTTAGGCGTCAGCCATTGGAACAGCGGAGATTTAAAGCAAGCAAAAGAAGATTTTGAAAAATTATTAAGTAATAATCCGAATATTCAAATCGAGATGTTAGTACAGGACTACCTGGCGGAATTGGAGTTTGACGAAACTATTCACTAATAATCGGACAGTCAGCAATGATGGATTCTTTTCTTGATTTCCCTAGAAAATTCACTTTAGCGCATCCTGATGTTTTTTATACCAACGGCATTCTTGAGTCGTTTCTGGAAATGACTGCCAATTTAATTGCAAACGATGATATCCCAGGAGAAAAGTTCGTCATGAAGTTTGTCAATGGCCGTCCCGAGCAAAAGTTTTTGGAGACGTTAAACCTTGAAGACAATATGCAATATACAGGTGAAAATGTCTCACGCCAGGAAAGGTTAAGAGAACTCGCTGATTCTGAAGCGGTGTTGTTTATCCAGCGAGGTGTGGGAAATAGTTATATTTCCGAGAAATTTTATGAGCTTTTAACTTTGAAGAAGAAAGTTTTGGCAGTGGTCCCTAACCCGATTGCTTATGAGGAAATTACAAACAGAGATGGGGATGTGTATGTTGCGCATATCAAAAATCAAGCGCAGATTGCAGAGATGTTCTTGAAAATGTATAAGGATTGGGAAAAGGAAGAAGAGATGGTTCTTTATTAGCAATCGGAAATCGCATCAGTCATAGCGGCGAAGCCGCAAACTCCAAATCCCAAATTTTTCTTGCAAAAAAATGCAAAGTTTATCGCCAATACTATAAAATATTTCTTAATGAGTTCCAAATCAACTAGCTCCTTCCACCTGAATCACCTGCACAGTTACATTATCTTCACCGCCTCTTTCATTGGCGAGTTTAACCAACTGGTCACACGCTTGCTGTGGCGGATTTGATAAAACAGCTTGCTTTAGTTCCTGGTCATCAACTTTAGCCAAACCGTCGCTACATAATAGAAAGTAATCACCCGGTGTTAGTTTTATATTCTTGTAAATGTCAACTTCTACATCCTCGCGGGCACCCAGGGCACGGTTAAGCAAAAACCGCTGCGGATGCTCTTTCGCTTCTTGTTGGCTTATGATTCCCTGCCGCTCCATTTCCCCGACCTGCGAGTGGTCCTGAGTTAACTGTTCAAATGTCGATTCATTTATTCGGTAGGCTCTGCTGTCGCCAACATGAGCGATGCATGCCTCATCTTCCACTAAAGAAAGTACGGTGCAGGTTGTGCCCATTCCGAAAAGATTTGGGTCGCTGGAGGCAAGTTTGAAGATTTCCCGATTCGCTTCCCGAAGCGCATCTTCGAGAACTTCATCGATGTCTCCGGTTTTATTTGTGGAGTAAATGTCCTGGATGATGCGGACAGCCGTTTGACTCGCTTCTCTGCCGCCCCGGTGTCCGCCCATTCCGTCCGCAACGATGAATAGCTGACCCAGCGGTCCGGCCAAATCCGTCGAATTCTCCGGAAATTTTCCCAGGCTGTCCTGGTTTTCTGACCGGGTCAAGCCGAGATCCGTTCGATTGCCAACGGTTATCGTTAGTTTTCTATTCACCTTAAGCGCAAGTTGATAGTTAATTCTGTAAAAATTTAAACAATGACCGTTTCCCTCGGCTTAACCCAAGTATGCTAAACGACATTTCATTCAAAGCGTACCCACATCTAATTATTATGATCCCTTTGTCTCTTAAAACTTGCTAGATACAGTACATGTGGATTTTATATCACTCTTACGAAAATGTTGTCTTCCAGGCGGTGAGT includes these proteins:
- a CDS encoding GNAT family N-acetyltransferase, giving the protein MHEVSKHVDWELTEDQALAIVTLVNGIWPSEDKTIQEMVLDLLTRSPKIDRDSVRYVIWDGDQAVVHARTFARRILTPEGAIEEMALAGVCVHPNCRGGGLGAMIARSAFERVDNQLFPISLFQTGVPDFYLKLGARVIDNRFVNSKNKSAPNENPWWDTHVMIYPSSYEWTEGTIDLNGPGY
- a CDS encoding tetratricopeptide repeat protein, with the protein product MKRIHLILLFLPILWFCDLSAGEIWSKLGIGFNVNTQKLRGDMRSGRFVYGGSPLVLRYNFKPAWFLDTDIGVGRLSTRENGVLLETGMLNVGGKLGYRFLNTKRFNPLFYVGLGGFNYKLNNSPRYWDIYGAMGAGAEIFVTRSLGVNLTGDLRYSYGNGFDGSSLAKGQDGYFNLSFGMNYYLGGKPKSGMHWQPESWLPDDQMAVEEVVAEQFNSGPDLTLLTFQRDELLEAVEKKERLIRLLRVKVESFDSQIARLEDSFYSNGRNGKEYSNGQNMPTSDPYFMQFQDALTFYDAGQFESAAEILKSLVKLDSQNAQTGNWWYWLGESYFGTEDYFSASRAFGAALSKNNQKPKQRLIQLMLGVSHWNSGDLKQAKEDFEKLLSNNPNIQIEMLVQDYLAELEFDETIH
- a CDS encoding Stp1/IreP family PP2C-type Ser/Thr phosphatase, with product MNRKLTITVGNRTDLGLTRSENQDSLGKFPENSTDLAGPLGQLFIVADGMGGHRGGREASQTAVRIIQDIYSTNKTGDIDEVLEDALREANREIFKLASSDPNLFGMGTTCTVLSLVEDEACIAHVGDSRAYRINESTFEQLTQDHSQVGEMERQGIISQQEAKEHPQRFLLNRALGAREDVEVDIYKNIKLTPGDYFLLCSDGLAKVDDQELKQAVLSNPPQQACDQLVKLANERGGEDNVTVQVIQVEGAS